From the genome of Terriglobales bacterium:
GGTCTAAGCATTGATCATCGGGCGATGTTCAAGTTTTCCCGGGGCAGTGGAACCAAGCCAGCACCGGCTGCGTAACAGAGTCAGGCAGCGAGAAAGGCCCCCGCGCCGATCGGCGCGACGTACGAGTTCAAAAAGAGCCGAGCAGGGCGCGCCACTGAAACAGGAGGGTGGCTCGCGGAGGCAGGAGGACCCAGTGGCGAACGGCAATGGCAAGAAAAAGAAGCGCCGGCTGCTCTACGGAGGCATCGGCGTCGGACTGGTATTGCTGATCGCGGTTGTGGTGATGGCGGCGACGCGCGGCGGCACCAAGATCGATCCCTCGAAGCTCGGCAAAGTGGAGAGGGGCGACCTGGCCAAGAGCGTGGTCGCGACCGGCAAGATCCAGCCGATCATCCAGGTGGATGTGAAGTCGAAGGCCAGCGGAATCATCAAGCGGCTGCTGGTGGAAGAAGGCCAGACGGTGAAGGCCGGGCAGGTGGTGGCCGAGCTGGACCGCGACGAGATCGAGGCGCAGGTGAATTCGGCGCGCGCCATGCTTGCCAGCTCGGAAGCCAACATGCGCGCCTCGGAAGCCGAGTATGAGCGCGCCAAAGTAGACGCTGAAGGTCCCGACGTTCCGCTGCTGAAGCGCGCCTACGAGCGCGCGGTTTCCATGAGCAAGGACGGCGTGGTTTCGACGTCGCAGATGGAAGACGCGCAGAAGGCCTACGAACTGGCGGTGAACAAGCAGAACGTGGCGCGGGCGCAGCTCCAGGTGAGCAAGGCGAAGGCGATGCAGGCCGCCGCCGAAGTGGCGCGCAGCCGCGCGACGCTCAAGCAACTGGAAGAGCAGCTCAGCTACACGACGATCGTGGCGCCCATGGACGGCGTGATCCTGTCGCGGCCAGTGGAACTGGGTGACGCGGTGAGCTCCATTCTGGTGATGGGCTCGACGGCGACGCTGGTGATGACCATGGGCGACACTCACGAGGTCTACGTGAAGGGCAAGGTGGACGAGAGCGATATCGGCAAGGTCTACCTGGGCCAGACGGCGAGGATCAAAGTCGAGTCGTTCAAGGACAAGACGTTCACCGGCAAGGTGACGAAGATTTCGCCGATGGGCGTGGAGAAGGACAACGTCACCACGTTCGAAGTGCGGGTCTCGATCAACAATCCCGGCGGCGAATTGAAGGCCGCGATGACGGCGAACGCCGAGATCATCCTGGAAGAACACAAGAACGTGCTGCAGATCCCGGAAGGTTCGCTGATCTACGACAAGGACAAGAAGGCATCGGTGGAAGTGCCCGACCCGAGCGCGAAAGACGGCAAGCGGAGAGTGCCGGTCGAGGTGGGAATTTCCAACGGCGCGAAGACCGAACTGCTGAAGGGCCTGAAGGAAGGGGACAAGGTCATTCTGCAGTAAACGAGCTTCCGGGCGCGCAAATGCGTCCGGACCCCGGACCACGGCCCGCATGACCGGCACACCCTCCGCCGGCTGCGGGCTGTGGCATTTTGGAAGACACCGGCAGTTGGCACTTAGCAATTGGCATTTGGCCGTGTAGCTCTGGAATAGAAAATCTAAAGATCGCGGTTTGGGACATTTAGGCCAGCAACCTACGAATTGAGGAGAGCGCGATGACTCACCTGGCCCGCCGTTTTGCCTTCCCTGCCCTGCTTGCATTCACGATCACATCTTTGCTGGCTGTTTCCTCACTGGCCGACACCGGTACGGACGAACAGCGGGAGCAGAAGACGTTTGCGCTGCGCTCGGGTGGAACGCTGGTGCTCAAGCACGAGCGCGGACGCGTTTCCGTGCAGGGCTGGGACAAGGACCAGGTAGTCGTCGACGTGGTGAAGCGCTACGAGGGCGGCAGCACCGCCGAGCGCGACGAGTGGCTGCGCGATACGAAAGTCAATTTCACCAGCGAAAGCGGGCGGCTGGAGATCGAAGTGGAGCGCGCCAACCGGTTCTGCATTGGTATCTGCTACTCGGGCCGGGGCACGGTTGACCTGACGATCCATGCGCCACGCAAGGTGCAGCTCGACATTCATGAGTCGCGCGCGGATTTGCAGGTCACAGATATCGAGGGCGACCTGAGGCTGCGGAATGAACGGTCGAGCGTGCAGGTGGAGCGGCTGACCGGCGGCGTGCGCATTGAGAGCGAGCGCGGGCCGGTGCGCCTGCGCGATGTGAACGTGCGCGGTGATTTCGACGTGAGCGTGGAGCGCGCCGAGTTCGAGTTCCAGGGCTCGGGGCTGCCGCGCGGCGGGCGCGTGCAGAGCGAGCGCGGCGACGTGGTGCTGCGTCTGCCGGAAAACGTGGCGCTGAATGTTGAAGTGAACACCGACCGGCGGTCGAGCTTCCGCAGCGACTTCCCCATCGCCACCACGACTTCTTACAACAGCGAAAAGCTGCGCGGCACTGTGAACGGCGGCGGGCCGCTGCTTCGCCTGGAGAGCACTCGCGGGCCGGTGCGGCTGCTGCGGTACGTGAGCCCGGGCAGGATGTAGAGAACTTCCCTTGCCGCGGATGAACGCGGATTCTTACGGATCTTGAATTCTTTTTCGAGCTGATCCGTGATGGTCCGTGTGCATGCGTGGCAAAGAGCTTTTGTGAGTGCTCTCCTCGCGCCGGCTGGCGCGTCTGAAGAGCGAGAAAGTTCGGGCGGGTGGCGGCGGTTGCTGCTCCCGATGGAGGAACAAGATGAAAAATCAAAGATGGCGGGGGATCGCGATTCTGGCGGTGATGCTGGCGTTTGCCACGGCCGCGTTCGCGGCGGAAGAGGGCACGTTTGATCGCGCGCTCAAGGTGACGGGCCCGGTAGAGATGGAAGTTGCGACCGGCTCGGGGCAGATCATGGTGCACAGCGGGGCGGCGGGGGCGGTGACGATCAAAGGCACAGTCCGGGTGAGCGACAGCTGGATGGGCACTAGCGACGCCAAGGCGAAGTTGCAGCGCATCCTGGGCAATCCGCCGGTGGAACAGAGCGGAAACGTGATCAAGATCGGGCGGGTTGACGATCCGGAGCTGCGGCGCAACGTGAGCATCAGCTATGAGATCGTTACGCCGGCGGAGACGCGGCTGGTGGCGAAGACGGGCTCGGGCGATCAGACGGTGGCGGGACTTCGCGGGCCGGTGGAAATCGCAACCGGATCAGGCCGCCTTCGCGCGAACGATATCGGGAGCGAGGTGCGCGCGAGTTCGGGATCGGGCGACATTGGGCTGGAGAACATCAACGGCGCGGTGCGCGCGTCAACCGGCAGCGGGCGCGTGAGCGCGCTGCGCGTGGCGGGCAGCTTCGACGCCAGCTCGGGATCGGGCGAGATTGAGTCGGAGCAGACTGCAGGCGGCAATGCCCGGGTGAGCACGGGATCGGGCAGCATCCGGCTGCGCGGCGTGAAGGGTGCGCTGACGGTCAGCACGGGCAGCGGCGACATCCAGGCGCAGGGCGAACCGACCAGCGAGTGGAAAGTGGACACGGGCTCGGGCAGCGTGGAGCTACACGTGCCGCAGCAAGCGGCGTTCGACGTCTACGCGCGCAGCAGCTCGGGACGGATCACGGTGGACCATCCGATGACCGTGCGAGGCACGATCAACCGGCACGAAGTTCGCGGTTCGGTGCGCGGCGGCGGCGCGCTGCTGAACGTGCACACCGCGTCGGGCAACATCGAGGTGCGGTAGGGCACGCACCAGCGCGACGGCCCGCGCTTTCGCCGACTGACTCTGCTCCGGCGGGACGCGGGCCGTTTTTTGTTCTGCTGACGATTATTGTCGCTTTGCAAGCGGTGTTCGCAGCGCCATCATGCGAGGCTTGGCTGAGCACAGAGAGAGAACACAACTGGTTGGCGATGCGCTGCGAGAAGGGGCAGTGCTGATCGCGGTCTTGTGGCCGCTGGAGCGCTACGTAACCGAACCTGGACACCATGTTGGTGTTTGGGAGATCGTTCTTGCCGAGACACTCGCCGGCATCCTGCTATGGTGGGGTATCATCATGGAAGGCAGGGATTAGCAATGGACATCTATGGTGTCTGGCTCGCCACCTTCGGATTTTTCGCCGTGGTGTTCCTGGTCGGAAAGTACTGGCAGTCGCGCGATCGCGCCGAACGCGAAAAAAGACGCGCAGCGCGCTGAAGCCGCGCGCCGAAGCAGTGCTCCTCGGGCCTTTCTCGTGCCATTCTTCCCTGAATTCTTGACTTGCGCGCGGCGCGCGCGATAACGTCCCGACGACTTTCTGATTCCGTTCTGGCGGGAGATTCCTTTGGCGCAGCGCATGGTGACCTTCACCACCGACTTCGGCACGACGGACCACTACGTCGGAGCGATGAAGGGCGTGATCTACAGCATCAATCCGGATGCGAAGCTGGTGGACATTTCCAACTCGGTGCAGTCCTACGACGTGCTGGACGGCGCGATCACCATCGCGCAGGCGTACAGCTACTACCCGGCGGGCACGATTCACGTGGTGATCGTCGATCCCGGCGTGGGGTCGTCGCGGCGGCCGCTGCTGGTCACGACCGAGCGGCACATGTTCCTGGCGCCCGACAACGGCGTGCTGTCGTTCGTCTTCGAGCGCGAAGAGCGGCTGTCGGTGCGGCACATCACCAGCGAGCACTATTTTCTCCAGCCGGTGAGCCAGACGTTCCACGGACGCGACGTGTTTGCCGCCGTCGCGGGATGGATGAGCAAGGGGGTTGAGGCGGCGAAGTTCGGCGACGAGATCACCGACTTCGTCCGCTTCGCGGCGCCGAAGCCGAAGGCGCTGAGCGACAAGGCCATG
Proteins encoded in this window:
- a CDS encoding efflux RND transporter periplasmic adaptor subunit codes for the protein MANGNGKKKKRRLLYGGIGVGLVLLIAVVVMAATRGGTKIDPSKLGKVERGDLAKSVVATGKIQPIIQVDVKSKASGIIKRLLVEEGQTVKAGQVVAELDRDEIEAQVNSARAMLASSEANMRASEAEYERAKVDAEGPDVPLLKRAYERAVSMSKDGVVSTSQMEDAQKAYELAVNKQNVARAQLQVSKAKAMQAAAEVARSRATLKQLEEQLSYTTIVAPMDGVILSRPVELGDAVSSILVMGSTATLVMTMGDTHEVYVKGKVDESDIGKVYLGQTARIKVESFKDKTFTGKVTKISPMGVEKDNVTTFEVRVSINNPGGELKAAMTANAEIILEEHKNVLQIPEGSLIYDKDKKASVEVPDPSAKDGKRRVPVEVGISNGAKTELLKGLKEGDKVILQ
- a CDS encoding DUF4097 family beta strand repeat-containing protein; this encodes MKNQRWRGIAILAVMLAFATAAFAAEEGTFDRALKVTGPVEMEVATGSGQIMVHSGAAGAVTIKGTVRVSDSWMGTSDAKAKLQRILGNPPVEQSGNVIKIGRVDDPELRRNVSISYEIVTPAETRLVAKTGSGDQTVAGLRGPVEIATGSGRLRANDIGSEVRASSGSGDIGLENINGAVRASTGSGRVSALRVAGSFDASSGSGEIESEQTAGGNARVSTGSGSIRLRGVKGALTVSTGSGDIQAQGEPTSEWKVDTGSGSVELHVPQQAAFDVYARSSSGRITVDHPMTVRGTINRHEVRGSVRGGGALLNVHTASGNIEVR
- a CDS encoding SAM-dependent chlorinase/fluorinase, translated to MAQRMVTFTTDFGTTDHYVGAMKGVIYSINPDAKLVDISNSVQSYDVLDGAITIAQAYSYYPAGTIHVVIVDPGVGSSRRPLLVTTERHMFLAPDNGVLSFVFEREERLSVRHITSEHYFLQPVSQTFHGRDVFAAVAGWMSKGVEAAKFGDEITDFVRFAAPKPKALSDKAMKGLVLKTDKFGNLITNIRPDDLPQLFQAEPPPFRIVVGKGEITKMKTAYAQGTPGEVFAIQGSMGFLEIATNRGSASRTILADKGSEVGIWIGEDAVATPAAS